From the Euphorbia lathyris chromosome 6, ddEupLath1.1, whole genome shotgun sequence genome, one window contains:
- the LOC136233070 gene encoding paired amphipathic helix protein Sin3-like 2 isoform X2: MKRIRDDVYLGPQFKRPFTSSRGESYEQSHIPLSSGGGGGGGGGGGGGGAGFGGSGAGGGGGGNGGAGTGTGTASQKLTTRDALTYLKEVKDMFQDQKDKYDMFLEVMKDFKAQRTDTSGVIARVKDLFKGHNNLIFGFNTFLPKGYEITLDENEAQPKKTVEFEEAISFVNKIKKRFQNDEHVYKSFLDILNMYRKEHKDINEVYSEVASLFEDHPDLLDEFTRFLPNTSMAPLTQNAQYGRTSIQRYNERSSTTLPLRQMHLDKQRRRDRIVSHVERDLSVDRPELDDDKAMMKVQKEHRRRVEKENRDRRNRDQDDREPEHDSNRDFSSQRFPDKRKAARRVEGFGVDSHISSYEDKDNLKSMYNQGFMFCEKVKEKLGSSDDYQAFLKCLNIYSNGIIKKNDLQNLVADLLGKYPDLMEEFNDFFERCENIDGFLAGVMNKKSPITDGHASRSIKVEDKDKELRRDLDGAKDKERYREKYLAKSIQELDLSNCQSCTPSYRLLPDDYPIASASQRSELGAQVLNDNWVSVTSGSEDYSFKHMRRNQYEESLFRCEDDRFELDMLLESVTSTSKRAEELLNTINENKIDIPFNIEDHFTVLNLRCIERLYGDHGLDVMDILRKNPTIALPVILTRLKQKQEEWTRCRVDFNKVWAEIYVKNHFKSLDHRSFYFKQQDSKNLSTRALVSEIKELKEKQQEDNVLLAFAAGNRKPVFPHLQYEFSDMSIHEDLYKLVQYSCEELFQKEQSNKIMRLWTTFLEPMLGIVSHANATESSKVDRKSAPPAMNCCTSSITGTVAEHTLVNGKQPKSSKNGAESPSQEPASFCGPSVENGDSSVKDSLHELSRVCKDDLTCNTLGSEREQRDTDVRDRISGFDPQVASVQEVADAKSSHVVGAAQSHVRTSIGGGGAGSTFSMPSVDTLENHKLKAPIEIGNSSEDGTGPKSALPAIEVLMNSTKSSRCHEESTGPSKMEKEEGELSPNGDFEEDNYGDNAVQDISKGKNTVESRQNESGNMEDLQCQDTGGENDVEADADDEDSDDASGSGSAGDECSREEHEEDVEHDDADGKPESEGEAEGMADAQFGDTPLPESFLFSAKPLLRHVSPSSLDGERKQSWKFYGNDDFYVLFRLHQTLYERILSAKTNSTCGETKWRTSKDACSLNPYARFMSALYNLLDGSADNSKFEDECRAIIGNQSYVLFTLDKLIYKLIKQLQTVATDDMDAKIFQLYEYEKTRKTGKFIDSVYYDNARFLLHEENIYRLEFACAPSRLSIQLMDNVTEKPDVLAVAVDPNFAAYLHNDFLSIFPSKKESHGVSLQRNKRKYTSLDECSALSMAMEGVKTFNGLECKVSCNSYKISYALDTEDFFFRLKKKKRKLSHVKSSSHDQVQARVQRFHRFLSNS; this comes from the exons ATGAAGAGAATAAGGGATGATGTTTATCTAGGTCCGCAATTTAAACGACCTTTTACCTCATCTCGTGGAGAATC CTACGAGCAGTCACACATTCCATTAAGTAGTGGAGGAGGAGGgggtggtggtggtggaggcGGAGGTGGAGGTGCTGGGTTCGGTGGGAGTGGGGCaggtggaggaggaggtggCAATGGTGGTGCTGGTACTGGTACTGGTACTGCTTCACAAAAACTAACTACAAGAGATGCCTTAACATATCTCAAGGAAGTGAAAGACATGTTTCAGGACCAGAAGGACAAATATGACATGTTTCTGGAGGTCATGAAAGATTTCAAGGCCCAAAG AACTGACACTTCAGGTGTCATTGCAAGAGTGAAAGATTTATTCAAGGGTCATAACAACTTAATCTTTGGATTTAACACTTTCTTACCCAAAGGATATGAAATAACGCTTGATGAGAATGAAGCTCAACCAAAGAAAACAGTTGAATTTGAAGAAGCTATCAGTTTTGTGAACAAAATAAAG AAACGTTTCCAAAATGATGAACATGTGTACAAGTCATTTTTAGACATTTTGAATATGTATCGGAAAGAGCACAAGGACATAAATGAGGTCTACAGTGAG GTTGCTTCTCTCTTTGAGGACCATCCAGATTTGCTTGATGAGTTCACTAGATTTTTACCAAATACTTCAATGGCACCGTTAACCCAAAATGCACAATACGGCCGAACTTCTATTCAGCGGTACAATGAACGGAGCTCTACTACGCTACCCTTGCGGCAAATGCATTTGGACAAG CAACGTCGACGGGATAGGATTGTTTCCCATGTTGAACGTGATCTTAGTGTTGATCGACCTGAGCTGGATGATGACAAGGCAATGATGAAAGTCCAAAAAGAACATAGAAGGCGTGTTGAGAAGGAAAACAGGGATAGGAGAAATCGTGATCAAGATGATAGGGAGCCTGAACATGATAGCAATAGGGACTTCAGCTCCCAGCGTTTCCCTGACAAAAGGAAAGCTGCCCGAAGGGTTGAAGGTTTTGGAGTGGACTCTCATATTTCTTCTTATGAAGACAAAGACAATTTGAAGA GTATGTATAATCAAGGATTCATGTTCTGTGAGAAGGTCAAGGAGAAGTTGGGCAGCTCGGATGATTACCAGGCATTTCTGAAGTGCCTTAATATTTACAGCAAtggaataataaaaaagaatgatTTGCAAAACTTG GTTGCAGATTTGCTTGGGAAATATCCTGATCTTATGGAGGAATTCAATGATTTCTTTGAGCGATGTGAGAATATCG ATGGTTTCCTTGCTGGGGTTATGAATAAAA AATCACCAATTACTGATGGACATGCATCCAGATCAATAAAAGTGGAAGACAAAGATAAAGAGCTGAGGCGTGATCTGGATGGAGCTAAAGATAAGGAAAGATACAGGGAGAAGTATCTGGCAAAATCTATTCAAGAGCTTGACCTTTCTAACTGTCAAAGTTGTACTCCCAGCTACAGGCTTCTGCCTGATGAT TACCCAATAGCTTCAGCAAGTCAGAGATCAGAACTTGGTGCTCAAGTATTAAATGATAATTGGGTGTCTGTTACTTCAGGAAGTGAGGATTACTCTTTTAAACATATGCGCAGAAACCAATATGAAGAAAGTTTGTTTAGATGTGAAGATGATAG ATTTGAGCTGGACATGTTGTTGGAGTCGGTGACATCTACATCTAAACGCGCTGAGGAATTGTTAAACACGatcaatgaaaataaaatagacATTCCATTCAATATCGAAGACCATTTTACTG TTTTAAATTTGAGGTGCATAGAGCGTTTATATGGTGACCATGGTCTTGATGTCATGGATATATTGCGGAAGAACCCTACAATTGCTCTGCCTGTTATATTAACTCGCTTAAAGCAAAAACAAGAAGAATGGACAAGGTGTCGAGTAGATTTTAACAAGGTCTGGGCTGAAATTTATGTGAAAAATCATTTCAAATCACTGGATCACCGGAGCTTCTATTTTAAGCAACAAGATTCAAAGAATTTGAGCACAAGAG CACTGGTGTCTGAGATCAAGGAATTGAAAGAGAAGCAACAGGAGGATAACGTCCTATTAGCCTTTgctgctggaaaccgaaaacCTGTTTTTCCACATTTGCAGTATGAATTCTCTGATATGAGCATTCATGAAGACTTGTACAAACTTGTCCAGTATTCATGTGAAGAGCTTTTCCAAAAAGAACAATCAAACAAAATTATGAGGCTCTGGACTACATTTTTGGAGCCAATGCTTGGCATTGTTTCTCATGCTAATGCCACAGAGAGCTCTAAAGTTGACAGGAAATCTGCGCCTCCCGCTATGAATTGTTGCACATCAAGCATAACAGGAACTGTTGCTGAGCATACTTTAGTGAATGGGAAGCAGCCAAAATCTTCTAAGAATGGAGCTGAAAGTCCTTCACAAGAACCTGCAAGCTTTTGTGGGCCAAGTGTGGAAAATGGGGATAGTTCGGTTAAAGATAGTTTACATGAGTTGAGTCGTGTTTGTAAAGATGATCTGACATGTAATACCCTGGGGTCAGAAAGAGAGCAAAGAGACACAGATGTCAGAGACAGAATATCTGGATTTGATCCACAAGTTGCATCTGTTCAGGAAGTAGCTGATGCCAAATCATCACATGTTGTAGGAGCAGCACAAAGTCATGTGAGAACCAGCATCGGTGGGGGAG GAGCTGGTTCAACATTTTCCATGCCCAGTGTTGATACTCTTGAGAATCATAAACTTAAAGCTCCAATAGAAATTGGAAATTCATCAGAG GATGGAACTGGTCCTAAATCTGCTTTGCCAGCTATTGAAGTGTTGATGAATAGCACTAAATCTAGCAGATGCCATGAAGAATCCACTGGACCCTCCAAAATGGAAAAGGAAGAGGGTGAACTATCCCCCAATGGTGACTTTGAGGAGGACAATTATGGAGATAATGCTGTCCAGGATATATCCAAAGGAAAGAACACCGTTGAAAGCAGGCAGAATGAATCTGGTAATATGGAAGATTTACAATGTCAAGACACTGGAGGAGAAAATGATGTAGAAGCAGATGCAGATGATGAGGATAGTGATGATGCATCTGGCAGTGGGTCTGCTGGAGATGAATGCTCTCGCGAAGAGCATGAAGAGGATGTGGAACATGATGATGCTGATGGGAAGCCTGAAAGTGAAGGTGAAGCCGAGGGCATGGCTGATGCACAGTTTGGTGACACGCCATTACCGGAAAGTTTTCTGTTTTCTGCCAAGCCTCTTCTGAGACATGTTTCACCTAGTTCACTTGATGGAGAAAGGAAACAGTCTTGGAAATTCTATGGAAATGATGATTTCTATGTGCTTTTTAGGCTTCATCAG ACTCTTTATGAAAGAATTTTATCAGCAAAGACAAATTCAACCTGCGGCGAAACGAAATGGAGAACTTCTAAGGATGCTTGTTCCCTTAATCCATATGCCAG ATTTATGAGTGCACTGTACAATTTGCTTGATGGATCTGCTGATAATTCCAAGTTTGAGGATGAATGCAGAGCTATTATTGGAAATCAGTCATATGTATTATTCACACTGGATAAGCTAATATATAAATTGATCAAACAG CTCCAAACTGTTGCGACTGATGATATGGACGCTAAAATATTTCAATTATATGAGTACGAAAAAACCCGGAAAACTGGAAAATTCATTGACTCAGTATATTATGATAATGCCCGTTTCCTTCTTCATGAGGAGAACATTTATCGCTTGGAATTT GCATGTGCTCCATCTCGTTTGTCCATCCAACTGATGGATAATGTAACGGAGAAGCCTGATGTCTTGGCAGTTGCTGTGGATCCTAATTTTGCAGCATATTTACATAATGACTTTCTGTCCATTTTTCCTAGCAAAAAGGAATCACATGGCGTTTCACTGCAGAG AAACAAGCGGAAATATACTAGCCTCGATGAATGCTCTGCTTTAAGCATGGCCATGGAAGGTGTTAAAACATTCAATGGTTTGGAGTGCAAGGTTTCCTGTAATTCATACAAG ATCTCATATGCTCTGGATACGGAGGATTTCTTCTTtcgattaaaaaagaaaaaaagaaagttatCTCACGTGAAATCTTCAAGTCATGATCAGGTTCAAGCAAGAGTACAACGCTTTCACAGATTTTTATCAAATTCGTGA
- the LOC136233070 gene encoding paired amphipathic helix protein Sin3-like 2 isoform X1 yields MKRIRDDVYLGPQFKRPFTSSRGESYEQSHIPLSSGGGGGGGGGGGGGGAGFGGSGAGGGGGGNGGAGTGTGTASQKLTTRDALTYLKEVKDMFQDQKDKYDMFLEVMKDFKAQRTDTSGVIARVKDLFKGHNNLIFGFNTFLPKGYEITLDENEAQPKKTVEFEEAISFVNKIKKRFQNDEHVYKSFLDILNMYRKEHKDINEVYSEVASLFEDHPDLLDEFTRFLPNTSMAPLTQNAQYGRTSIQRYNERSSTTLPLRQMHLDKQRRRDRIVSHVERDLSVDRPELDDDKAMMKVQKEHRRRVEKENRDRRNRDQDDREPEHDSNRDFSSQRFPDKRKAARRVEGFGVDSHISSYEDKDNLKSMYNQGFMFCEKVKEKLGSSDDYQAFLKCLNIYSNGIIKKNDLQNLVADLLGKYPDLMEEFNDFFERCENIDGFLAGVMNKKSPITDGHASRSIKVEDKDKELRRDLDGAKDKERYREKYLAKSIQELDLSNCQSCTPSYRLLPDDYPIASASQRSELGAQVLNDNWVSVTSGSEDYSFKHMRRNQYEESLFRCEDDRFELDMLLESVTSTSKRAEELLNTINENKIDIPFNIEDHFTVLNLRCIERLYGDHGLDVMDILRKNPTIALPVILTRLKQKQEEWTRCRVDFNKVWAEIYVKNHFKSLDHRSFYFKQQDSKNLSTRALVSEIKELKEKQQEDNVLLAFAAGNRKPVFPHLQYEFSDMSIHEDLYKLVQYSCEELFQKEQSNKIMRLWTTFLEPMLGIVSHANATESSKVDRKSAPPAMNCCTSSITGTVAEHTLVNGKQPKSSKNGAESPSQEPASFCGPSVENGDSSVKDSLHELSRVCKDDLTCNTLGSEREQRDTDVRDRISGFDPQVASVQEVADAKSSHVVGAAQSHVRTSIGGGGAGSTFSMPSVDTLENHKLKAPIEIGNSSEVLQDGTGPKSALPAIEVLMNSTKSSRCHEESTGPSKMEKEEGELSPNGDFEEDNYGDNAVQDISKGKNTVESRQNESGNMEDLQCQDTGGENDVEADADDEDSDDASGSGSAGDECSREEHEEDVEHDDADGKPESEGEAEGMADAQFGDTPLPESFLFSAKPLLRHVSPSSLDGERKQSWKFYGNDDFYVLFRLHQTLYERILSAKTNSTCGETKWRTSKDACSLNPYARFMSALYNLLDGSADNSKFEDECRAIIGNQSYVLFTLDKLIYKLIKQLQTVATDDMDAKIFQLYEYEKTRKTGKFIDSVYYDNARFLLHEENIYRLEFACAPSRLSIQLMDNVTEKPDVLAVAVDPNFAAYLHNDFLSIFPSKKESHGVSLQRNKRKYTSLDECSALSMAMEGVKTFNGLECKVSCNSYKISYALDTEDFFFRLKKKKRKLSHVKSSSHDQVQARVQRFHRFLSNS; encoded by the exons ATGAAGAGAATAAGGGATGATGTTTATCTAGGTCCGCAATTTAAACGACCTTTTACCTCATCTCGTGGAGAATC CTACGAGCAGTCACACATTCCATTAAGTAGTGGAGGAGGAGGgggtggtggtggtggaggcGGAGGTGGAGGTGCTGGGTTCGGTGGGAGTGGGGCaggtggaggaggaggtggCAATGGTGGTGCTGGTACTGGTACTGGTACTGCTTCACAAAAACTAACTACAAGAGATGCCTTAACATATCTCAAGGAAGTGAAAGACATGTTTCAGGACCAGAAGGACAAATATGACATGTTTCTGGAGGTCATGAAAGATTTCAAGGCCCAAAG AACTGACACTTCAGGTGTCATTGCAAGAGTGAAAGATTTATTCAAGGGTCATAACAACTTAATCTTTGGATTTAACACTTTCTTACCCAAAGGATATGAAATAACGCTTGATGAGAATGAAGCTCAACCAAAGAAAACAGTTGAATTTGAAGAAGCTATCAGTTTTGTGAACAAAATAAAG AAACGTTTCCAAAATGATGAACATGTGTACAAGTCATTTTTAGACATTTTGAATATGTATCGGAAAGAGCACAAGGACATAAATGAGGTCTACAGTGAG GTTGCTTCTCTCTTTGAGGACCATCCAGATTTGCTTGATGAGTTCACTAGATTTTTACCAAATACTTCAATGGCACCGTTAACCCAAAATGCACAATACGGCCGAACTTCTATTCAGCGGTACAATGAACGGAGCTCTACTACGCTACCCTTGCGGCAAATGCATTTGGACAAG CAACGTCGACGGGATAGGATTGTTTCCCATGTTGAACGTGATCTTAGTGTTGATCGACCTGAGCTGGATGATGACAAGGCAATGATGAAAGTCCAAAAAGAACATAGAAGGCGTGTTGAGAAGGAAAACAGGGATAGGAGAAATCGTGATCAAGATGATAGGGAGCCTGAACATGATAGCAATAGGGACTTCAGCTCCCAGCGTTTCCCTGACAAAAGGAAAGCTGCCCGAAGGGTTGAAGGTTTTGGAGTGGACTCTCATATTTCTTCTTATGAAGACAAAGACAATTTGAAGA GTATGTATAATCAAGGATTCATGTTCTGTGAGAAGGTCAAGGAGAAGTTGGGCAGCTCGGATGATTACCAGGCATTTCTGAAGTGCCTTAATATTTACAGCAAtggaataataaaaaagaatgatTTGCAAAACTTG GTTGCAGATTTGCTTGGGAAATATCCTGATCTTATGGAGGAATTCAATGATTTCTTTGAGCGATGTGAGAATATCG ATGGTTTCCTTGCTGGGGTTATGAATAAAA AATCACCAATTACTGATGGACATGCATCCAGATCAATAAAAGTGGAAGACAAAGATAAAGAGCTGAGGCGTGATCTGGATGGAGCTAAAGATAAGGAAAGATACAGGGAGAAGTATCTGGCAAAATCTATTCAAGAGCTTGACCTTTCTAACTGTCAAAGTTGTACTCCCAGCTACAGGCTTCTGCCTGATGAT TACCCAATAGCTTCAGCAAGTCAGAGATCAGAACTTGGTGCTCAAGTATTAAATGATAATTGGGTGTCTGTTACTTCAGGAAGTGAGGATTACTCTTTTAAACATATGCGCAGAAACCAATATGAAGAAAGTTTGTTTAGATGTGAAGATGATAG ATTTGAGCTGGACATGTTGTTGGAGTCGGTGACATCTACATCTAAACGCGCTGAGGAATTGTTAAACACGatcaatgaaaataaaatagacATTCCATTCAATATCGAAGACCATTTTACTG TTTTAAATTTGAGGTGCATAGAGCGTTTATATGGTGACCATGGTCTTGATGTCATGGATATATTGCGGAAGAACCCTACAATTGCTCTGCCTGTTATATTAACTCGCTTAAAGCAAAAACAAGAAGAATGGACAAGGTGTCGAGTAGATTTTAACAAGGTCTGGGCTGAAATTTATGTGAAAAATCATTTCAAATCACTGGATCACCGGAGCTTCTATTTTAAGCAACAAGATTCAAAGAATTTGAGCACAAGAG CACTGGTGTCTGAGATCAAGGAATTGAAAGAGAAGCAACAGGAGGATAACGTCCTATTAGCCTTTgctgctggaaaccgaaaacCTGTTTTTCCACATTTGCAGTATGAATTCTCTGATATGAGCATTCATGAAGACTTGTACAAACTTGTCCAGTATTCATGTGAAGAGCTTTTCCAAAAAGAACAATCAAACAAAATTATGAGGCTCTGGACTACATTTTTGGAGCCAATGCTTGGCATTGTTTCTCATGCTAATGCCACAGAGAGCTCTAAAGTTGACAGGAAATCTGCGCCTCCCGCTATGAATTGTTGCACATCAAGCATAACAGGAACTGTTGCTGAGCATACTTTAGTGAATGGGAAGCAGCCAAAATCTTCTAAGAATGGAGCTGAAAGTCCTTCACAAGAACCTGCAAGCTTTTGTGGGCCAAGTGTGGAAAATGGGGATAGTTCGGTTAAAGATAGTTTACATGAGTTGAGTCGTGTTTGTAAAGATGATCTGACATGTAATACCCTGGGGTCAGAAAGAGAGCAAAGAGACACAGATGTCAGAGACAGAATATCTGGATTTGATCCACAAGTTGCATCTGTTCAGGAAGTAGCTGATGCCAAATCATCACATGTTGTAGGAGCAGCACAAAGTCATGTGAGAACCAGCATCGGTGGGGGAG GAGCTGGTTCAACATTTTCCATGCCCAGTGTTGATACTCTTGAGAATCATAAACTTAAAGCTCCAATAGAAATTGGAAATTCATCAGAG GTGCTTCAGGATGGAACTGGTCCTAAATCTGCTTTGCCAGCTATTGAAGTGTTGATGAATAGCACTAAATCTAGCAGATGCCATGAAGAATCCACTGGACCCTCCAAAATGGAAAAGGAAGAGGGTGAACTATCCCCCAATGGTGACTTTGAGGAGGACAATTATGGAGATAATGCTGTCCAGGATATATCCAAAGGAAAGAACACCGTTGAAAGCAGGCAGAATGAATCTGGTAATATGGAAGATTTACAATGTCAAGACACTGGAGGAGAAAATGATGTAGAAGCAGATGCAGATGATGAGGATAGTGATGATGCATCTGGCAGTGGGTCTGCTGGAGATGAATGCTCTCGCGAAGAGCATGAAGAGGATGTGGAACATGATGATGCTGATGGGAAGCCTGAAAGTGAAGGTGAAGCCGAGGGCATGGCTGATGCACAGTTTGGTGACACGCCATTACCGGAAAGTTTTCTGTTTTCTGCCAAGCCTCTTCTGAGACATGTTTCACCTAGTTCACTTGATGGAGAAAGGAAACAGTCTTGGAAATTCTATGGAAATGATGATTTCTATGTGCTTTTTAGGCTTCATCAG ACTCTTTATGAAAGAATTTTATCAGCAAAGACAAATTCAACCTGCGGCGAAACGAAATGGAGAACTTCTAAGGATGCTTGTTCCCTTAATCCATATGCCAG ATTTATGAGTGCACTGTACAATTTGCTTGATGGATCTGCTGATAATTCCAAGTTTGAGGATGAATGCAGAGCTATTATTGGAAATCAGTCATATGTATTATTCACACTGGATAAGCTAATATATAAATTGATCAAACAG CTCCAAACTGTTGCGACTGATGATATGGACGCTAAAATATTTCAATTATATGAGTACGAAAAAACCCGGAAAACTGGAAAATTCATTGACTCAGTATATTATGATAATGCCCGTTTCCTTCTTCATGAGGAGAACATTTATCGCTTGGAATTT GCATGTGCTCCATCTCGTTTGTCCATCCAACTGATGGATAATGTAACGGAGAAGCCTGATGTCTTGGCAGTTGCTGTGGATCCTAATTTTGCAGCATATTTACATAATGACTTTCTGTCCATTTTTCCTAGCAAAAAGGAATCACATGGCGTTTCACTGCAGAG AAACAAGCGGAAATATACTAGCCTCGATGAATGCTCTGCTTTAAGCATGGCCATGGAAGGTGTTAAAACATTCAATGGTTTGGAGTGCAAGGTTTCCTGTAATTCATACAAG ATCTCATATGCTCTGGATACGGAGGATTTCTTCTTtcgattaaaaaagaaaaaaagaaagttatCTCACGTGAAATCTTCAAGTCATGATCAGGTTCAAGCAAGAGTACAACGCTTTCACAGATTTTTATCAAATTCGTGA